In one Gracilinanus agilis isolate LMUSP501 chromosome 6, AgileGrace, whole genome shotgun sequence genomic region, the following are encoded:
- the NUP54 gene encoding nucleoporin p54 isoform X1, producing MAFNFGAPAGGTASAATPAAPAGTFGGFGTTTTTTTAGSAFSFSAPTNTGTSGLFGATQNKGFGFGTGFGTTAGTSTGLGTGLGFGTFNTQQPQNTLGGLFSQPTQAPVQSNQLINTASALSAPTLLGDERDAILAKWNQLQAFWGTGKGYFNNNIPPVDFTQENPFCRFKAVGYSCMPNNKDEDGLVVLIFNRKETDIRSQQQQLIESVHKILGGNQTLSVNVEGVKTLPDDQTEVVIYVVERSPNGTSRRVTATALYTHFEQANIKTSLQQLGVTLSMTRTELSPAQIKQLLQNPPAGVDPIIWEQAKVDNPDPEKLIPVPMVGFKELLRRLKVQDQMTKQHQTRLDIISEDISELQKNQTTTLAKIAQYKRKLMELSHRTLQVLIKQEIQRKSGYAIQADEEQLRVQLDTIQCELNAPTQFKGRLNELMSQIRMQNHFGAVKSEERYYVDADLLREIKQHLKQQQEGLSHLISIIKDDLEDIKLIEHGLNENVHIRGGVFS from the exons ATGGCTTTCAACTTCGGGGCTCCCGCGGGCGGCACGGCCTCAGCTGCCACCCCCGCTGCCCCCGCGG GTACCTTTGGAGGATTTggaaccaccaccaccaccaccacagcaGGTTCTGCATTCAGCTTTTCTGCTCCCACTAACACAGGCACAAGTG GACTCTTTGGTGCTACCCAGAACAAAGGTTTTGGATTTGGTACTGGCTTTGGCACAACTGCAGGAACCAGTACTGGTTTGGGAACCGGGCTAGGATTTGGAACATTCAATACCCAGCAGCCTCAGAATA ctTTAGGGGGTCTCTTTAGTCAGCCCACCCAAGCTCCTGTCCAGTCTAACCAGCTGATTAATACAGCAAGTGCTCTTTCTGCCCCAACACTACTGGGAGATGAGAGAGATGCAATTTTGGCAAAATGGAATCAGCTCCAAGCCTTCTGGGGAACAGGCAAAGGATATTtcaacaataatattccacctgtggacttcacccaggaaaATCCCTTCTGTAGGTTTAAG GCGGTGGGTTATAGCTGCATGCCCAACAATAAGGATGAAGATGGCCTGGTGGTTTTAATTTTCAATAGGAAGGAAACAGACATCCGAagccaacaacaacaactaatagAATCAGTCCACAAAATTTTGGGAGGAAACCAGACCCTTTCTGTCAATGTAGAAGGTGTTAAAACATTGCCAGATGACCA gacaGAAGTTGTCATCTATGTTGTTGAACGTTCTCCAAATGGCACATCAAGGCGAGTTACAGCTACAGCACTCTATACCCATTTTGAACAAGCAAATATAAAAACTTCATTGCAGCAACTTGGAGTTACCCTTTCTATGACTAGAACAGAGCTCTCACCTGCCCAGATCAAGCAGCTTTTACAGAATCCTCCTGCTG GTGTTGATCCAATTATCTGGGAACAAGCCAAAGTGGATAACCCTGACCCTGAAAA GCTAATTCCTGTGCCAATGGTGGGTTTCAAAGAACTTCTCCGAAGACTGAAGGTCCAAGATCAGATGACCAAACAGCATCAGACCAGATTAGAT ATTATATCTGAAGACATCAGTGAGTTACAAAAGAATCAGACCACCACTCTGGCTAAAATAGCACAATACAAGAGGAAACTCATGGAGCTTTCCCACAGGACCTTGCAG GTCCTGATTAAGCAGGAAATTCAGAGGAAGAGTGGCTATGCCATCCAGGCTGATGAAGAGCAGCTAAGAGTGCAGCTTGATACAATCCAGTGTGAATTAAATGCACCTACACAGTTTAAG GGTCGCCTGAATGAGCTGATGTCCCAGATTAGAATGCAGAATCACTTTGGAGCTGTGAAATCTGAAGAAAGATACTATGTGGATGCTGATCTTCTACGAGAAATCAAGCAG CATttgaaacaacaacaagaagGCCTTAGCCACCTGATCAGCATCATAAAAGATGATCTGGAAGATATCAAATTAATAGAACATGGCTTGAATGAGAACGTCCACATTCGAGGAGGTGTCTTCAGTTGA
- the NUP54 gene encoding nucleoporin p54 isoform X2: protein MAFNFGAPAGGTASAATPAAPAGTFGGFGTTTTTTTAGSAFSFSAPTNTGTSALGGLFSQPTQAPVQSNQLINTASALSAPTLLGDERDAILAKWNQLQAFWGTGKGYFNNNIPPVDFTQENPFCRFKAVGYSCMPNNKDEDGLVVLIFNRKETDIRSQQQQLIESVHKILGGNQTLSVNVEGVKTLPDDQTEVVIYVVERSPNGTSRRVTATALYTHFEQANIKTSLQQLGVTLSMTRTELSPAQIKQLLQNPPAGVDPIIWEQAKVDNPDPEKLIPVPMVGFKELLRRLKVQDQMTKQHQTRLDIISEDISELQKNQTTTLAKIAQYKRKLMELSHRTLQVLIKQEIQRKSGYAIQADEEQLRVQLDTIQCELNAPTQFKGRLNELMSQIRMQNHFGAVKSEERYYVDADLLREIKQHLKQQQEGLSHLISIIKDDLEDIKLIEHGLNENVHIRGGVFS, encoded by the exons ATGGCTTTCAACTTCGGGGCTCCCGCGGGCGGCACGGCCTCAGCTGCCACCCCCGCTGCCCCCGCGG GTACCTTTGGAGGATTTggaaccaccaccaccaccaccacagcaGGTTCTGCATTCAGCTTTTCTGCTCCCACTAACACAGGCACAAGTG ctTTAGGGGGTCTCTTTAGTCAGCCCACCCAAGCTCCTGTCCAGTCTAACCAGCTGATTAATACAGCAAGTGCTCTTTCTGCCCCAACACTACTGGGAGATGAGAGAGATGCAATTTTGGCAAAATGGAATCAGCTCCAAGCCTTCTGGGGAACAGGCAAAGGATATTtcaacaataatattccacctgtggacttcacccaggaaaATCCCTTCTGTAGGTTTAAG GCGGTGGGTTATAGCTGCATGCCCAACAATAAGGATGAAGATGGCCTGGTGGTTTTAATTTTCAATAGGAAGGAAACAGACATCCGAagccaacaacaacaactaatagAATCAGTCCACAAAATTTTGGGAGGAAACCAGACCCTTTCTGTCAATGTAGAAGGTGTTAAAACATTGCCAGATGACCA gacaGAAGTTGTCATCTATGTTGTTGAACGTTCTCCAAATGGCACATCAAGGCGAGTTACAGCTACAGCACTCTATACCCATTTTGAACAAGCAAATATAAAAACTTCATTGCAGCAACTTGGAGTTACCCTTTCTATGACTAGAACAGAGCTCTCACCTGCCCAGATCAAGCAGCTTTTACAGAATCCTCCTGCTG GTGTTGATCCAATTATCTGGGAACAAGCCAAAGTGGATAACCCTGACCCTGAAAA GCTAATTCCTGTGCCAATGGTGGGTTTCAAAGAACTTCTCCGAAGACTGAAGGTCCAAGATCAGATGACCAAACAGCATCAGACCAGATTAGAT ATTATATCTGAAGACATCAGTGAGTTACAAAAGAATCAGACCACCACTCTGGCTAAAATAGCACAATACAAGAGGAAACTCATGGAGCTTTCCCACAGGACCTTGCAG GTCCTGATTAAGCAGGAAATTCAGAGGAAGAGTGGCTATGCCATCCAGGCTGATGAAGAGCAGCTAAGAGTGCAGCTTGATACAATCCAGTGTGAATTAAATGCACCTACACAGTTTAAG GGTCGCCTGAATGAGCTGATGTCCCAGATTAGAATGCAGAATCACTTTGGAGCTGTGAAATCTGAAGAAAGATACTATGTGGATGCTGATCTTCTACGAGAAATCAAGCAG CATttgaaacaacaacaagaagGCCTTAGCCACCTGATCAGCATCATAAAAGATGATCTGGAAGATATCAAATTAATAGAACATGGCTTGAATGAGAACGTCCACATTCGAGGAGGTGTCTTCAGTTGA